One part of the Oenanthe melanoleuca isolate GR-GAL-2019-014 chromosome 26, OMel1.0, whole genome shotgun sequence genome encodes these proteins:
- the USP49 gene encoding ubiquitin carboxyl-terminal hydrolase 49 encodes MDRCKHVGRLRLAQDHSILNPQKWHCVDCHTTESLWACLKCSHVACGRYIEEHALRHFQESRHPLAMEVHELYVFCYLCQDYVLNDNPEGDLKLLRSSLSAIKGQRGGRTLRSTALGEDGCRRRSPQGQSQMLTALWHRRQALLARALRTWFHRSSRGQLKLREKQQLEELEKKKEAARQRRREMKRQLLEELANTPPRKSARLLSHVHRESLIPRKFREVATASPTSRQVQSSRLKQFYSIRRQPLMTPGVTGLRNLGNTCYMNSILQVLSHLQKFRECFLTLDLCETEELLAKTVNGRARMPGKPANGAAANEPGKPDRVGSSPAGLNGGGSSISRSLELIQPKEPSSKHISLCHELHTLFRVMWSGRWALVSPFAMLHSVWSLIPAFRGYDQQDAQEFLCELLDKVQQELESEGTRRRILIPFSQRKLTKQVLKVVNTIFHGQLLSQVTCRTCNYKSNTVEPFWDLSLEFPERYHSLERGLLPLGQAECLLTEMLAKFTETEALEGRIYACDQCNSKRRKSSPKPLVLSEAKKQLLIYRLPQVLRLHLKRFRWSERNHREKIGVHVLFEQVLDMEPYCCRDRLPSLGAAGSCVYDLSAVVMHHGKGFGSGHYTAYCYNTEGGFWVHCNDSKLNVCSVEEVCKTQAYILFYTQRTLQDKAGMPEKQLQAQVFATQNQ; translated from the exons ATGGATCGATGCAAACATGTGGGGCGGCTCCGACTGGCGCAGGACCACTCGATCCTGAACCCGCAGAAGTGGCACTGCGTGGATTGCCACACCACGGAGTCGCTCTGGGCCTGCCTCAAGTGCTCGCACGTGGCCTGCGGCCGCTACATCGAGGAGCACGCGCTGAGGCACTTCCAGGAGAGCCGCCACCCCCTGGCCATGGAGGTGCACGAGCTCTACGTCTTCTGCTACCTGTGCCAGGATTATGTGCTGAATGACAACCCCGAGGGGGACCTGAAGCTGCTCAGGAGCTCGCTGTCGGCCATCAAGGGGCAGCGCGGCGGGAGGACGCTGCGCTCCACGGCGCTGGGCGAGGAcggctgcaggaggaggagcccccagggccagtCCCAGATGCTGACAGCGCTGTGGCACCGGCGCCAGGCCCTGCTGGCGAGGGCTCTGCGCACCTGGTTCCACAGGAGCTCCCGGGGACAGCTGAAATTGAGggagaaacagcagctggaggagctggagaagaagaaggaggcggctcggcagcggcggcgggagatgaagaggcagctcctggaggagtTGGCCAACACTCCCCCGAGGAAAAGCGCCAGGCTGCTGTCCCACGTGCACAGGGAGAGCTTGATCCCAAGGAAATTCAGGGAGGTGGCCACAGCTTCCCCTACCTCAAGgcaggtgcagagcagcaggttgAAGCAGTTCTACTCCATCCGGCGCCAGCCGCTGATGACGCCCGGGGTGACGGGGCTGAGGAACCTGGGCAACACCTGCTACATGAACTCCATcctgcaggtgctcagccaCCTCCAGAAGTTCAGAGAATGTTTCTTGACTCTTGATCTCTGTGAAACAGAAGAACTTTTAGCTAAAACTGTGAATGGCAGGGCGAGGATGCCTGGCAAACCGGCAAACGGGGCTGCTGCTAACGAGCCAGGGAAGCCCGACAGGGTGGGATCGTCTCCAGCCGGCTTGAACGGGGGGGGCTCCTCCATCAGCCGCAGCCTGGAGCTGATCCAGCCCAAGGAGCCCAGCTCCAAGCACATCTCCCTGTGCCACGAGCTGCACACCCTGTTCAGGGTGATGTGGTCAGGCAGGTGGGCCCTGGTGTCCCCCTTCGCCATGCTGCACTCGGTGTGGAGCCTGATCCCCGCCTTCCGCGGCTACGACCAGCAGGACGCGCAGGAGTTCCTGTGCGAGCTGCTGGACaaggtgcagcaggagctcGAGTCCGAGGGCACCCGGCGCAGGATCCTCATCCCCTTCTCGCAGAGGAAACTCACCAAGCAGGTCCTCAAGGTGGTCAACACCATTTTCCACGGGCAGCTGCTCAGTCAG gtCACCTGCAGGACGTGCAACTACAAATCCAACACGGTGGAGCCTTTCTGGGACCTGTCCCTGGAGTTCCCCGAGCGTTACCACTCCCTGGAGAGGggcctgctgcccctgggccaggctgAGTGCCTGCTCACCGAGATGCTGGCCAAGTTCACCGAGACAGAGGCCCTGGAGGGCAGGATCTACGCCTGTGACCAGTGCAACA GTAAAAGGCGAAAATCTTCTCCCAAACCTCTTGTTCTGAGTGAAGCTAAAAAGCAGTTGCTGATCTACAGACTACCTCAGGTCCTCCGGCTGCACCTTAAACGCTTCAG GTGGTCTGAGCGCAACCACCGCGAGAAGATCGGGGTGCACGTGCTGTTCGAGCAGGTGCTGGACATGGAGCCCTACTGCTGCCGGGACCGCCTGCCCTCGCTGGGCGCCGCCGGGAGCTGCGTCTACGACCTGTCGGCCGTGGTGATGCACCATGGCAAGGGCTTCGGCTCGGGCCACTACACCGCCTACTGCTACAACACCGAGGGAG gtttttgggTGCACTGCAATGACTCCAAGCTGAATGTATGTAGTGTGGAGGAGGTGTGCAAGACCCAGGCCTACATCCTCTTCTACACTCAGAGAACGCTGCAGGACAAAGCAGGAATGCCAGAAAAACAACTCCAAGCTCAGGTTTTTGCCACCCAAAACCAGTGA
- the TOMM6 gene encoding mitochondrial import receptor subunit TOM6 homolog, whose product MAAGPVAGAGGAGAAPPRGVRAWLRSAFRFATDRNDFRRNLLVNLGLFAAGVWVARNLTDIDLMAPQPVP is encoded by the exons ATGGCGGCGGGGCCGGTAGCGGGTGCGGGAGGagcgggagcggccccgccgcggggcGTGCGCGCCTGGCTGCGGAGCGCCTTCCGCTTCGCCACCGACCGCAACGACTTCCGCAG GAACCTGCTGGTGAACCTGGGGCTGTTTGCTGCCGGGGTCTGGGTGGCCCGAAACCTGACAGACATCGACCTGATGGCCCCACAGCCCGTCCCATAG